In one Salipiger abyssi genomic region, the following are encoded:
- a CDS encoding helix-turn-helix transcriptional regulator, translating into MADAVTWADDADAAWAAFSRQLAKAGLSRTALHDGLDLSERNPFHQPRHSFGHIWDEEYDAKVRGYRGDLRTASDPDLWHLRPTLMFLSRFTSPLMISHRDVLDGSAESAFTPICRHLVESQGQYHALALPLVSPRSGKVSILSAWGDEDRAETGHFMRSHASVLQMAGQAFMALLTDPGEGPALSLRERQVLALFAEGAQTGAVADTLRLSERSVREYLTRAQIKLDTSNRTAAVARAIRRGWI; encoded by the coding sequence TTGGCCGATGCGGTCACCTGGGCTGATGACGCGGATGCTGCCTGGGCTGCGTTCTCCCGCCAGCTTGCAAAGGCCGGCCTCTCCCGCACCGCCCTGCATGACGGGCTGGACCTGAGCGAAAGAAACCCGTTCCACCAGCCGCGCCACAGTTTCGGGCATATCTGGGACGAGGAATACGATGCAAAGGTCCGAGGCTATCGCGGCGATCTGCGCACCGCCAGCGATCCCGACTTGTGGCATCTCAGGCCGACGCTGATGTTCCTCTCGCGGTTCACCTCTCCGCTAATGATCTCGCACCGGGATGTCCTCGACGGGTCGGCCGAATCCGCCTTCACGCCGATCTGCAGGCACCTGGTCGAAAGCCAGGGGCAATATCACGCGCTTGCCTTGCCGCTTGTCTCTCCTCGATCGGGTAAAGTGTCGATCCTGTCGGCCTGGGGCGACGAAGACAGGGCGGAGACCGGCCATTTCATGCGATCCCATGCGTCCGTTCTTCAAATGGCGGGGCAGGCCTTCATGGCGCTCCTGACCGATCCGGGCGAGGGTCCGGCGCTATCGCTGCGGGAGCGGCAGGTCCTGGCCCTCTTCGCCGAAGGGGCGCAGACCGGCGCCGTTGCCGATACACTGCGCCTTTCGGAGCGCAGTGTCCGCGAATACCTGACCCGCGCCCAGATCAAGCTCGATACTTCAAACCGTACGGCGGCAGTCGCTCGTGCCATTCGGCGCGGATGGATCTGA